Proteins from a single region of Belliella baltica DSM 15883:
- a CDS encoding DUF3307 domain-containing protein gives MIILIKLILAHLIGDFVLQPRSWVKEKEKKKAKSFKLYLHFLIHGLLILLVLWNLQYWFLALSVMLIHGLIDMAKLYFQKKNNKTSWFVIDQGLHLISIFIVWLIWTNKNLEISLWLESTSLWIYITALLFLTSVTGILIQVLLTKWSKSINEGENQSLDNAGKYIGILERLFVFTFVILGRWEAIGFLLAAKSVFRFGDLKESKDRKLTEYILIGTLLSFGIAIMIGIVVLGIS, from the coding sequence ATGATCATTCTTATCAAACTTATACTCGCTCATTTGATTGGTGATTTTGTCCTGCAACCCAGATCATGGGTCAAAGAAAAGGAGAAAAAGAAGGCGAAATCCTTCAAATTATATCTACACTTTTTAATTCATGGATTACTGATCCTCTTGGTGCTTTGGAATCTTCAATATTGGTTTTTAGCCTTAAGCGTGATGCTCATTCATGGGCTTATCGATATGGCTAAACTGTATTTTCAGAAAAAGAACAACAAGACAAGTTGGTTTGTTATCGATCAGGGTTTGCATCTGATCAGCATTTTTATAGTTTGGTTAATTTGGACGAATAAAAATTTGGAAATAAGCTTGTGGTTAGAGAGTACCTCACTCTGGATTTATATTACTGCATTGTTATTCTTAACTTCTGTAACAGGAATACTCATTCAAGTGCTCCTAACAAAATGGTCCAAATCAATCAATGAAGGCGAAAATCAATCTTTGGACAACGCAGGTAAATACATCGGGATTCTAGAAAGACTCTTTGTTTTTACATTTGTGATATTGGGGAGATGGGAAGCTATAGGGTTTTTATTAGCTGCAAAATCTGTTTTCAGATTTGGTGATCTCAAAGAATCCAAAGACAGAAAACTAACAGAATATATTCTCATCGGCACCTTACTCAGTTTTGGAATTGCGATAATGATTGGTATTGTCGTCTTAGGAATAAGCTAA
- a CDS encoding exonuclease domain-containing protein, which produces MKQEFAIVDIETTGGNPGDGGGITEVAIVIHDGNKIIDSYQTLINPERFIPGFITGLTGIDSNMVADAPTFFEVAEEIFRILENRVFIAHNVNFDYTFIQKALEKANINYKAPKLCTVKLSRKVFPGYKSYSLGRICEHLDIPISARHRAFGDAEATAILFGKIYQKDPASVQGMLKKNNGEAFLPPNIAKDKFTELPEATGVYFFHDAHGQVIYVGKALNIKSRFKGHFSGDSKSKAKLNLKNEIHDVSWELTGSEFLAYLIELHEIKRLWPKYNKSQKFVSTTWGIVQYEDNSGFIRFQVSKVKPSQLCVRQFESHGDAWKFMLEAVEKYELCPKLCGIQKSNDGCYDYATKQCKGACSGQEKAEQYNLRVFDFLNKLSGEDGTLIIKEKGRNTSEETALLFEKGMFIGYSFINKEDELGGPETLLEQIPKIKPYQESKYILRSFLPKLNFKNIVLVK; this is translated from the coding sequence GTGAAACAGGAATTTGCAATCGTTGATATTGAAACTACCGGTGGAAATCCAGGGGATGGTGGTGGAATCACAGAGGTAGCCATTGTCATTCATGATGGAAACAAAATCATCGACAGTTACCAAACGCTTATCAATCCTGAGCGATTTATTCCTGGATTTATCACCGGTTTGACCGGCATTGACAGTAATATGGTTGCTGATGCGCCCACCTTCTTTGAAGTTGCTGAAGAGATTTTTAGAATCTTGGAAAATCGAGTTTTTATCGCCCATAACGTAAATTTCGATTATACTTTTATCCAAAAAGCATTAGAAAAAGCAAATATCAATTACAAAGCTCCAAAACTCTGCACAGTCAAACTCAGCAGAAAGGTTTTTCCAGGTTATAAATCATACAGTTTGGGGAGAATTTGTGAACACTTGGATATTCCTATTTCAGCAAGGCATCGAGCGTTTGGTGATGCAGAAGCTACAGCCATCCTTTTCGGAAAAATCTACCAAAAGGATCCAGCTTCCGTACAAGGAATGCTTAAGAAAAACAATGGAGAGGCCTTCCTACCACCTAATATTGCGAAGGATAAATTTACCGAATTACCAGAAGCAACTGGAGTCTATTTTTTTCATGATGCCCATGGTCAGGTAATCTATGTTGGCAAGGCATTGAATATCAAAAGTAGATTTAAAGGACATTTTTCGGGTGATTCAAAAAGCAAGGCCAAACTCAATCTCAAAAATGAAATTCATGATGTAAGTTGGGAATTAACAGGAAGTGAGTTTTTAGCTTATTTGATTGAATTACACGAAATCAAGAGACTTTGGCCAAAATACAATAAGTCCCAAAAGTTCGTCAGCACCACTTGGGGAATCGTGCAGTATGAAGATAATTCAGGTTTTATAAGATTTCAGGTTTCCAAAGTAAAGCCAAGTCAACTTTGTGTAAGGCAGTTTGAGAGTCATGGCGATGCATGGAAATTTATGCTTGAAGCGGTCGAGAAATATGAGCTTTGTCCAAAACTCTGCGGAATTCAAAAATCCAATGATGGCTGTTATGACTATGCTACCAAACAGTGTAAAGGTGCCTGCAGTGGTCAGGAAAAGGCTGAGCAGTATAACCTTCGGGTTTTTGACTTTTTGAATAAGTTATCAGGAGAAGATGGTACTCTTATTATTAAAGAAAAAGGTCGAAATACCTCAGAAGAAACCGCATTACTTTTTGAAAAAGGGATGTTTATCGGTTACAGTTTTATTAACAAAGAGGACGAACTCGGTGGTCCAGAAACACTTTTAGAACAAATTCCAAAAATCAAACCTTACCAAGAAAGTAAATATATTCTCAGAAGTTTTCTTCCTAAATTAAATTTCAAAAATATTGTTTTGGTGAAATAA